Proteins from a genomic interval of Providencia stuartii:
- the cysP gene encoding thiosulfate ABC transporter substrate-binding protein CysP, whose translation MGSAPLMAAELLNSSYDIARELFVALNPEFEKQWNELHPDDKLTIKQSHAGSSKQALAILQGLKADVVTYNQVTDVQILHDKGNLIPENWQSRLPNNSSPYYSTMAFLVRKDNPKGIKTWDDLAREDVKLIFPNPKTSGNGRYTYLAAWGAYAQENKGDEKKTREQMKQFLKNVEVFDTGGRGATTSFIERGLGDVLISFESEVNNIRQQYGESDYEVIVPPVDILAEFPVAWVDKNVEKNGTQDVAKAYLYYLYSPKAQQIITNFNYRVNDKDVMAANKDKFPETRLFTVESQFKSWPAVMETHFATNGEFDKLMAEGRR comes from the coding sequence ATGGGTAGTGCGCCACTGATGGCGGCTGAACTACTTAATAGCTCTTATGATATTGCACGGGAATTGTTCGTTGCATTAAATCCTGAATTTGAAAAACAGTGGAATGAGCTACACCCAGATGACAAGTTGACCATCAAGCAATCCCACGCGGGATCCTCTAAGCAAGCTTTGGCCATATTGCAAGGTTTGAAGGCCGATGTTGTGACTTATAACCAAGTCACAGATGTGCAAATTTTGCACGATAAAGGGAATTTGATCCCAGAAAATTGGCAATCAAGATTACCAAATAATAGTTCACCTTATTATTCCACGATGGCGTTTTTAGTCCGTAAAGACAACCCGAAAGGGATTAAAACCTGGGATGATTTGGCACGCGAAGACGTTAAATTAATTTTCCCAAACCCAAAAACATCGGGTAACGGTCGTTATACCTATTTAGCGGCATGGGGAGCCTATGCACAAGAAAATAAAGGTGACGAAAAGAAAACGCGTGAGCAAATGAAACAGTTTTTGAAAAATGTTGAGGTATTTGATACTGGCGGGCGCGGTGCAACCACCTCCTTTATTGAAAGAGGACTGGGTGATGTATTAATTAGTTTTGAATCGGAAGTGAATAATATTCGCCAGCAATATGGTGAGTCCGATTATGAGGTTATTGTTCCTCCGGTGGATATTTTAGCTGAATTCCCTGTGGCTTGGGTTGATAAGAATGTCGAGAAAAATGGTACGCAAGATGTTGCCAAGGCTTACCTTTACTACTTATATAGCCCAAAAGCACAGCAGATTATCACGAATTTTAATTATCGAGTGAACGATAAAGACGTGATGGCTGCAAATAAAGATAAATTCCCTGAAACACGTTTATTCACGGTTGAATCACAATTTAAAAGCTGGCCTGCTGTGATGGAAACGCATTTCGCCACCAATGGTGAATTCGATAAATTGATGGCAGAAGGGCGACGTTAA
- the cysT gene encoding sulfate/thiosulfate ABC transporter permease CysT, with product MRQSGKRFLPGFGLTLGSSLFYTCLILLLPLSALVIQLSEMTWQQYWDVISYPQVVAAYKVTLLAALVASLFNAVFGMLLAWILTRYRFPGRTFLDGLVDLPFALPTAVAGLTLATLFAASGWYGQYLHQFDIKVVNTWLGIAVAMAFTSIPFVVRTVQPVLEELGPEYEEAAQTLGASRWQTFRRVVLPEVSPALIAGTVLSFTRSLGEFGAIIFIAGNIAWQTEVVSLMIFSQLQQFDYPAASAIASVILAVSLVLLFTVNIVQSRFGKRLGGK from the coding sequence ATGCGTCAGTCAGGGAAACGTTTTTTGCCAGGATTTGGCCTCACACTAGGTAGCAGCCTATTTTATACCTGCTTGATATTACTGCTACCTTTGAGTGCTTTAGTCATTCAGCTATCGGAAATGACATGGCAACAGTATTGGGATGTGATCAGTTATCCGCAAGTTGTGGCGGCTTATAAGGTAACCCTCCTTGCGGCATTAGTCGCGAGTTTGTTTAATGCCGTTTTTGGTATGTTACTGGCGTGGATTTTAACTCGTTATCGTTTTCCCGGCCGGACTTTTTTGGATGGCCTCGTTGATTTACCGTTTGCGTTACCTACAGCGGTAGCGGGTTTAACATTAGCGACGCTATTTGCTGCTTCGGGTTGGTATGGGCAGTATTTGCATCAATTCGATATTAAAGTCGTCAATACGTGGCTTGGTATTGCTGTCGCCATGGCATTTACCAGTATTCCGTTTGTCGTGAGAACGGTACAGCCTGTGTTAGAAGAGCTTGGCCCTGAATATGAAGAAGCTGCGCAAACATTAGGTGCAAGTCGCTGGCAAACTTTTCGTCGAGTAGTATTACCGGAGGTTTCTCCTGCGCTTATTGCTGGCACCGTATTATCTTTTACCCGTAGTTTGGGAGAGTTTGGTGCGATTATTTTTATTGCGGGGAATATTGCTTGGCAAACTGAAGTCGTATCTTTAATGATTTTCAGCCAGTTACAGCAGTTTGATTATCCTGCCGCCAGTGCGATTGCTTCAGTGATTTTAGCGGTTTCATTAGTGCTGTTATTCACAGTCAACATAGTACAAAGCCGCTTTGGTAAAAGGTTGGGGGGCAAATAA
- the crr gene encoding PTS glucose transporter subunit IIA — protein sequence MGLFDKLKSLVSDDKNSSGSIEIIAPLSGEIVNIEDVPDVVFAEKIVGDGIAIKPAGNKIVAPVDGTIGKIFETNHAFSIESDDGIELFVHFGIDTVELKGEGFKRIAEEGQFVKKGDLVIEFDLALLEEKAKSVLTPVVISNMDEIKELTKLSGAVTVGETVIMRIKK from the coding sequence ATGGGTCTGTTTGACAAACTGAAATCACTGGTTTCGGATGATAAGAATAGCAGTGGCAGTATTGAAATTATCGCACCTTTATCAGGTGAAATCGTCAATATTGAAGATGTTCCCGACGTTGTTTTCGCTGAAAAAATTGTTGGGGATGGCATTGCTATCAAACCTGCGGGGAATAAAATCGTCGCACCTGTAGATGGGACTATTGGTAAGATATTTGAAACCAATCATGCATTTTCTATTGAGTCCGATGATGGTATCGAACTGTTTGTTCATTTCGGTATTGATACCGTCGAACTGAAAGGTGAAGGTTTCAAACGTATCGCAGAAGAAGGTCAATTCGTCAAAAAAGGTGATTTAGTTATTGAGTTTGACCTAGCACTACTGGAAGAAAAAGCGAAATCAGTTTTAACGCCTGTTGTGATCTCCAACATGGATGAAATTAAAGAACTGACTAAGCTGAGTGGTGCAGTCACCGTCGGTGAAACTGTTATTATGCGAATCAAAAAATAA
- the cysA gene encoding sulfate/thiosulfate ABC transporter ATP-binding protein CysA, whose amino-acid sequence MSIQIEKIGKLFGRTQVLQDISLDIASGEMVALLGPSGSGKTTLLRIIAGLEQHSYGALRFHGQDVSRIHAKDRHVGFVFQHYALFRHMTVFDNVAFGLTVVPRKQRLSSQAIKQKVTQLLEMVQLSHLASRFPAQLSGGQKQRVALARALAVEPQILLLDEPFGALDAQVRIELRRWLRQLHDELKFTSVFVTHDQEEAMEVADRVVVMSEGHIEQVGTPDDIWHRPETRFVLEFMGEINQLHGQINGSQLLIDGYEFPLHHASAHQGEVDIFLRPWDITLVKEVDEQHRLPVRVVESGPRGHFWQLTVQPIGWGAGQLSVVWQSSQQIPIRGEHYFLGSQKARIYQGDHELLFPRLAQSA is encoded by the coding sequence ATGAGTATTCAAATCGAAAAAATTGGAAAATTATTTGGTAGGACACAAGTGCTACAGGATATCTCATTGGATATCGCATCGGGTGAAATGGTTGCGCTGCTTGGGCCATCGGGGTCAGGTAAAACAACGCTATTACGAATCATTGCTGGTCTAGAGCAACATAGCTATGGGGCGTTGCGTTTTCATGGACAAGACGTTAGCCGGATCCATGCAAAAGATCGGCACGTTGGCTTTGTGTTTCAACATTATGCTTTATTTCGCCATATGACCGTGTTTGATAACGTGGCATTTGGGCTAACGGTCGTGCCAAGAAAACAGCGTCTATCATCACAAGCGATCAAACAAAAAGTGACTCAATTACTTGAGATGGTGCAATTATCTCATTTAGCTTCTCGTTTTCCTGCTCAACTGTCTGGTGGGCAAAAACAGCGCGTGGCTTTGGCTCGCGCCTTAGCGGTGGAACCACAAATTTTACTGCTAGATGAACCGTTTGGTGCGTTGGATGCACAAGTACGTATTGAATTACGTCGTTGGTTGCGCCAGCTACATGATGAATTAAAGTTCACAAGTGTATTTGTTACTCATGACCAAGAAGAAGCCATGGAAGTTGCGGATAGAGTCGTCGTTATGAGTGAAGGCCATATTGAACAAGTTGGGACGCCTGATGATATTTGGCATCGTCCAGAAACGCGCTTTGTGCTTGAGTTTATGGGGGAAATTAATCAACTTCATGGTCAAATCAATGGTTCCCAGCTGTTGATTGATGGTTATGAATTCCCTCTGCATCATGCAAGCGCCCATCAAGGGGAAGTGGATATTTTTCTACGCCCTTGGGATATCACACTCGTGAAAGAGGTGGATGAACAGCATCGTTTACCTGTTCGAGTGGTTGAGTCAGGGCCTAGAGGGCATTTCTGGCAGTTAACGGTACAACCGATAGGTTGGGGAGCAGGGCAGTTATCAGTAGTATGGCAATCATCGCAGCAGATCCCAATACGTGGGGAACATTACTTTCTTGGGAGTCAGAAAGCGAGAATTTACCAAGGGGATCATGAGTTGCTATTTCCCCGACTCGCGCAAAGCGCCTGA
- a CDS encoding RpoE-regulated lipoprotein yields MPKSVIVKLSQIAILSGTFILSGCAGSGGFWSSLSPMNWFSSPITAKAAGVGGITGFTPMQADITKERLDDRYVIRSGMQTEQGEIVTVFQGLDDDKVKIEVFGPEKGYVSRISVSDPDIVTEWGIKIGSPFSDIYEKAFGACKIAEPIDDQPTVECVAPQTAHIVYSFTGKWQGPEGLMPPDDELKNWTVSRIIWKK; encoded by the coding sequence ATGCCCAAAAGTGTCATTGTGAAGCTTTCTCAGATAGCTATTTTGAGTGGTACATTTATTCTATCGGGGTGCGCAGGCTCAGGTGGGTTTTGGTCTTCACTTTCGCCAATGAACTGGTTTAGTAGCCCTATAACGGCCAAAGCTGCTGGGGTAGGAGGGATCACGGGGTTCACCCCAATGCAAGCTGACATCACCAAAGAGCGTCTGGATGATCGTTATGTCATCCGTAGTGGAATGCAAACTGAACAAGGTGAGATTGTCACTGTATTTCAAGGCTTAGATGATGATAAGGTGAAAATTGAAGTATTTGGCCCTGAAAAAGGCTATGTTTCACGCATTAGCGTCAGTGATCCTGATATTGTCACCGAGTGGGGAATTAAAATTGGTTCACCGTTTAGTGATATTTATGAAAAAGCCTTTGGTGCCTGTAAAATCGCTGAGCCTATTGATGACCAACCTACTGTTGAATGCGTCGCACCACAGACGGCACATATTGTGTATAGCTTCACTGGTAAATGGCAAGGACCAGAAGGTTTAATGCCGCCTGATGATGAATTAAAAAATTGGACAGTGTCGCGAATTATTTGGAAGAAATAA
- the hemF gene encoding oxygen-dependent coproporphyrinogen oxidase, giving the protein MNYPDIFQVKTFLLELQETICQKITELDGKETFLEQTWERAEGGGGRSRVLTQGALFEQAGVNFSHIQGKQLPASATAHRPELAGRSYQAMGVSLVIHPQNPYIPTTHANVRFFIAEKEGHEPVWWFGGGFDLTPYYGFEEDVVHWHTIAHDLCAPFGSETYLKYKNWCDEYFFLKHRNEPRGVGGLFYDDLNQPDFTTCFNFTQAVGHGFLDAYVPIVEKRRHHTWGERERQFQLYRRGRYVEFNLVWDRGTLFGLQSGGRTESILMSMPPLVRWEYDYHPEPNTPEAKLYSDFLVTNKDWLNK; this is encoded by the coding sequence ATGAATTACCCTGATATTTTTCAAGTAAAAACATTTTTACTTGAACTACAAGAAACGATTTGTCAAAAAATCACTGAACTGGATGGTAAGGAAACCTTCCTTGAACAAACGTGGGAACGTGCTGAAGGTGGTGGTGGACGTAGCCGTGTATTGACTCAAGGAGCGCTATTTGAGCAGGCTGGCGTTAATTTCTCCCATATTCAAGGGAAACAACTCCCCGCTTCCGCTACGGCACATCGTCCTGAATTAGCAGGTCGCAGCTACCAAGCCATGGGCGTCTCTTTAGTCATTCACCCTCAAAACCCTTATATTCCAACGACTCATGCTAATGTACGCTTCTTTATTGCCGAAAAAGAGGGTCACGAGCCAGTGTGGTGGTTTGGTGGCGGTTTCGATTTAACCCCTTATTATGGTTTTGAAGAGGATGTGGTTCACTGGCATACCATCGCTCACGACCTCTGTGCGCCTTTTGGTTCAGAGACGTATCTTAAGTATAAAAATTGGTGTGATGAGTACTTCTTTTTGAAGCATCGTAATGAGCCTAGAGGCGTAGGCGGACTATTTTATGATGACCTCAACCAACCTGATTTCACGACTTGCTTTAACTTCACACAAGCTGTTGGCCATGGTTTTCTCGATGCTTATGTGCCTATCGTTGAGAAACGTCGTCATCACACTTGGGGGGAAAGAGAACGTCAATTCCAATTATATCGACGTGGTCGCTATGTTGAATTTAACCTTGTTTGGGATAGGGGCACATTATTTGGTTTACAAAGCGGTGGGCGCACTGAATCCATTTTAATGTCTATGCCTCCTTTGGTTCGCTGGGAATATGACTATCACCCTGAACCAAATACCCCCGAGGCAAAACTCTATAGTGATTTTTTAGTGACTAATAAAGACTGGTTGAACAAATAG
- a CDS encoding M4 family metallopeptidase, giving the protein MSHILGRSYLPPYLIAHLYQESKCKKLKSTLFHINELMSTAYSTEDKEHLKQLFACSARPGTNYERIIRDAQEREFLPNHVHSNLPICSRSDLSLDESYPSPYELHMPHEDYQIVMKEGDPIKPSTAEQTVYDSIGHVRSFFKEKLNINKIFGCDSQINAVIHFDKNYPNAFWNSQAIYFGDGDNLYFGPFYNDIDIIAHELTHGFITFTTDFDYVFQSGALNESVADVVGIMVKQYAANETATQSNWLLGENLFIDKQKAPALRSMSAPGTAYRLSENNRDPQVGHMRNYRNLSIFQDNGGVHINSGIPNKAFYLLATMLGGYSWERAGQIWIRTMFDKTLTTRTTFNEFAQATLRTATQLFDHKVVDITRKSWEGVGIYI; this is encoded by the coding sequence ATGAGTCATATTCTTGGTCGTTCCTATCTTCCTCCGTACCTTATTGCACATCTCTATCAGGAGTCGAAATGTAAAAAATTAAAATCTACGTTATTTCATATCAATGAACTAATGAGCACCGCCTATTCAACAGAAGATAAAGAGCATCTAAAACAGTTATTTGCTTGTTCAGCACGCCCTGGCACCAATTATGAACGTATTATCAGAGATGCACAGGAAAGAGAGTTTTTACCCAATCATGTCCATTCAAATCTACCTATTTGTTCACGTTCCGACCTCTCATTAGATGAAAGCTATCCAAGTCCCTATGAACTTCATATGCCTCATGAAGATTATCAGATCGTTATGAAGGAAGGCGACCCTATAAAGCCATCAACAGCAGAACAAACTGTGTATGATTCCATTGGCCATGTGAGATCATTTTTTAAAGAAAAACTGAATATTAATAAAATTTTTGGCTGCGATTCACAAATTAATGCCGTCATTCATTTTGATAAAAATTACCCTAATGCATTCTGGAACTCACAGGCCATCTATTTCGGTGACGGCGATAATCTCTATTTTGGTCCGTTTTACAATGATATTGATATTATTGCTCATGAGTTAACCCATGGCTTTATTACCTTCACGACAGACTTTGACTATGTCTTCCAGTCAGGGGCATTAAATGAATCTGTCGCCGATGTAGTCGGGATCATGGTCAAGCAATATGCAGCCAATGAAACCGCGACTCAATCTAACTGGCTACTGGGTGAAAACTTGTTCATTGATAAACAAAAAGCACCTGCCTTACGCTCTATGTCAGCACCAGGCACTGCATATCGCCTATCCGAAAATAATCGAGATCCACAAGTTGGGCATATGCGAAACTATCGAAATTTATCGATTTTCCAAGATAATGGCGGCGTTCATATTAACTCAGGCATACCTAATAAAGCCTTTTACCTATTAGCGACCATGTTAGGGGGTTATTCATGGGAGCGAGCGGGACAAATTTGGATCCGTACGATGTTTGATAAAACACTCACGACCAGAACAACATTTAATGAGTTTGCCCAAGCGACGCTAAGAACAGCAACACAACTCTTTGATCATAAGGTGGTGGATATTACACGTAAAAGCTGGGAAGGCGTTGGGATCTACATTTAA
- a CDS encoding GNAT family acetyltransferase: protein MEIRIFRQSDFEEVITLWERCDLNEFGGDPELDIERKLQCGADLFLVAEVSGEVVGTVMGGYDGIRGTACYLAVHPDYRGRGIANALVSRLEKKLRARGCGRIEFLVSEESDAAIYMFEKMLYEEEQPARLIYAKTLTNDLDF from the coding sequence ATGGAAATACGTATCTTCCGGCAAAGCGATTTTGAAGAAGTTATCACATTGTGGGAACGATGTGATTTAAATGAGTTTGGGGGAGACCCTGAACTTGATATTGAACGCAAACTCCAATGTGGCGCAGACCTTTTTTTGGTTGCTGAAGTGTCGGGCGAAGTGGTGGGCACGGTAATGGGGGGCTATGACGGGATCAGAGGAACAGCATGCTATCTTGCTGTACATCCAGATTATCGTGGCCGCGGTATTGCTAATGCGCTCGTGAGCCGATTAGAAAAAAAATTACGAGCGAGAGGATGTGGTAGGATTGAGTTTCTGGTTAGCGAAGAATCGGATGCCGCCATTTATATGTTTGAAAAAATGCTATACGAAGAAGAGCAGCCAGCTCGACTCATTTATGCGAAAACACTGACGAATGATCTCGATTTTTAA
- the cysM gene encoding cysteine synthase CysM has product MATLEQFIGNTPLVKLQRLTEGMDAEIWVKLEGNNPAGSVKDRAAYSMITEAEKRGEIKPGDTLIEATSGNTGIALAMIAAVKGYHLKLLMPENMSKERQASMKAYGAELILVSTAVGMEGARDLAQEMEARGEGKVLDQFNNPDNPLAHFKTTGPEIWQQTNGRMTHFVSSMGTTGTITGVSRYLKSQSQNVQIVGLQPAEKSQIPGIRRWSPEYLPGIFHQELVDTILDVNQQEAEETMRALAKQEGIFCGVSSGGAVAGALKVAKTHPNAVIVAIICDRGDRYLSTGVFDD; this is encoded by the coding sequence GTGGCAACTCTTGAACAATTTATAGGTAATACGCCGCTAGTAAAACTACAGCGTTTAACAGAAGGGATGGATGCTGAAATCTGGGTTAAGCTAGAAGGTAATAACCCAGCAGGCTCAGTCAAAGATAGGGCGGCTTACTCTATGATCACTGAAGCTGAAAAGCGTGGCGAAATAAAACCTGGCGACACGTTAATTGAAGCAACAAGTGGTAATACAGGGATCGCGCTAGCCATGATTGCGGCAGTTAAAGGCTATCACCTTAAATTATTGATGCCTGAAAATATGAGCAAAGAGCGTCAAGCCTCGATGAAGGCTTATGGTGCCGAACTTATTTTAGTGAGTACCGCGGTGGGGATGGAAGGCGCCCGAGACTTGGCTCAAGAAATGGAGGCGCGTGGGGAAGGGAAGGTGCTCGACCAATTTAATAATCCAGATAACCCACTGGCACATTTTAAAACGACAGGGCCAGAGATATGGCAGCAAACTAACGGCCGTATGACCCATTTTGTTTCCAGTATGGGAACGACGGGCACAATTACAGGAGTGAGTCGCTATTTGAAGTCACAATCACAAAATGTGCAGATAGTCGGATTACAACCTGCCGAAAAGAGCCAAATCCCCGGTATTCGCCGTTGGTCTCCTGAGTATTTGCCCGGAATTTTTCATCAAGAACTGGTTGATACCATACTGGATGTGAACCAACAAGAAGCCGAAGAGACGATGCGAGCGCTGGCTAAGCAAGAAGGTATTTTTTGTGGTGTTAGCTCTGGTGGCGCTGTGGCTGGTGCACTGAAAGTGGCCAAAACACATCCAAACGCGGTGATTGTAGCCATTATCTGTGATCGGGGCGATCGCTATCTTTCTACTGGCGTATTTGATGATTAA
- the cysW gene encoding sulfate/thiosulfate ABC transporter permease CysW, translated as MAQITPIMVSSRQPINWAKWFLIAIGVLFSVLLLVVPIIWIFMTAFSKGLDAVLMNLNDADMLHAIGLTVLIALITVPVNLIFGTMLAWLVTRFQFPGRQLLLTLVDIPFAVSPVVAGLLYLLFYGSNSWFGGWLESYDIQLMFSWPGMTLVTIFVTCPFVVRELVPLMLSQGSQEDEAAVLLGASGWKMFWRVTLPNIRWALLYGVVLTNARAIGEFGAVSVVSGAIRGETYTLPLQVELLHQDYNTVGAFTAAAILAVMAIITLIIKSALQWHLSRQRSESGVHLP; from the coding sequence ATGGCTCAAATCACGCCAATTATGGTGAGTTCACGTCAACCAATCAATTGGGCTAAATGGTTCTTGATTGCTATTGGTGTCTTATTTTCAGTTCTATTACTGGTCGTGCCCATCATTTGGATCTTTATGACCGCTTTTTCGAAAGGGTTAGATGCGGTTTTAATGAATTTAAACGATGCCGATATGCTGCATGCAATTGGTTTAACAGTACTTATCGCGTTGATAACCGTGCCAGTCAATTTAATTTTTGGCACGATGCTAGCTTGGTTGGTCACACGATTTCAGTTTCCCGGTAGGCAGTTATTATTAACATTGGTGGATATCCCATTTGCCGTATCACCAGTGGTTGCTGGTCTACTCTACCTATTGTTTTATGGGTCCAACAGTTGGTTTGGTGGTTGGCTAGAAAGCTATGACATCCAATTGATGTTTTCGTGGCCAGGCATGACCCTAGTGACTATTTTTGTGACTTGTCCTTTTGTGGTGAGGGAGTTGGTGCCTTTGATGCTGAGCCAAGGTAGCCAAGAGGATGAAGCCGCTGTGTTGTTGGGGGCATCTGGCTGGAAAATGTTTTGGCGAGTGACATTACCCAATATTCGTTGGGCGTTACTGTATGGTGTTGTTCTAACGAATGCGCGAGCGATAGGGGAATTTGGGGCGGTTTCTGTTGTTTCCGGTGCGATCCGAGGGGAAACCTACACATTACCATTACAAGTGGAATTATTGCATCAAGACTACAATACCGTCGGTGCGTTTACTGCGGCTGCAATCCTCGCTGTGATGGCAATTATCACCTTAATTATTAAAAGTGCATTGCAATGGCATTTGAGCCGGCAGCGATCCGAATCAGGAGTTCATCTACCATGA
- a CDS encoding Dyp-type peroxidase has protein sequence MSHSQSGILKDHSRFGIFIEAMVQGPLADIKTGCQRFVDALTQLQEQYPSDRLGAVIAFGSDIWKQLSAPESAPELKPFRQLGKGLAPATQRDLFIHIQSQRHDINFSLAQAALKAFGPAIKVEEEIHGFRWVEERDLSGFIDGTENPQGEEIAEVALIADGIDKGGSYILVQRYEHSLHKWDRFSEQEQEKMIGRTKSDSVELDESERNVTSHVSRVVVEEDGEELSIMRHSLPYGTASGKHGLYFLAYCARLYNIEQQLLSMFGEKDGKYDDLLRMTKAVSGSYYFAPSIDTLLSL, from the coding sequence ATGTCTCATTCTCAGAGCGGTATTCTGAAAGATCATAGCCGTTTCGGTATTTTTATTGAAGCAATGGTGCAAGGGCCTCTTGCTGACATAAAAACGGGATGTCAGCGTTTTGTCGACGCATTAACACAATTACAAGAACAGTACCCATCTGATAGGTTAGGCGCGGTTATTGCATTTGGTTCTGATATTTGGAAGCAATTATCAGCACCTGAAAGCGCACCTGAATTAAAGCCTTTTCGTCAATTAGGGAAAGGTCTTGCACCCGCAACACAACGTGACCTTTTTATTCATATTCAATCTCAGCGTCACGATATTAACTTTTCATTGGCACAGGCTGCACTGAAGGCATTTGGTCCTGCGATTAAAGTTGAAGAAGAGATCCATGGTTTTCGTTGGGTCGAAGAACGTGATTTGAGCGGATTTATTGATGGTACCGAAAACCCTCAGGGAGAAGAAATCGCTGAAGTTGCACTGATTGCAGATGGCATTGATAAGGGAGGCAGCTATATTCTTGTTCAACGTTATGAGCATAGTTTACATAAGTGGGATCGCTTCTCAGAGCAAGAACAAGAAAAGATGATTGGCCGTACTAAGAGTGATAGTGTGGAGCTTGATGAAAGTGAACGTAACGTTACTTCACATGTTTCTCGTGTAGTGGTTGAAGAGGACGGTGAAGAGCTGTCTATCATGCGTCATAGTTTACCGTATGGTACAGCGAGTGGAAAACATGGATTATACTTCCTTGCTTACTGTGCGCGTCTCTATAATATTGAACAACAGCTTCTTAGCATGTTTGGTGAGAAAGATGGCAAGTATGATGATTTATTGCGCATGACGAAAGCCGTTTCAGGAAGCTACTATTTTGCTCCTTCAATCGACACGTTATTATCGCTATAA